In Allocoprobacillus halotolerans, a genomic segment contains:
- a CDS encoding DUF6674 family protein: MDKQLPINSNEVVKEYLKMLLDHGLYNEHMETKELVDYIAHMEKHYHEMSKELNEIKNLLYSLQNPQTKSRLKNAIEKTEVIIKDGTDKVMNIKNEMISSMKDSIQSFKQKGKEGVVKTINILHFKEALMSVRKSFLFHEAVTKSCSNC, translated from the coding sequence ATGGATAAACAATTACCAATCAATAGCAATGAAGTGGTCAAGGAGTATCTTAAAATGCTTCTTGACCATGGATTATATAATGAGCATATGGAAACTAAAGAATTAGTTGATTATATAGCACATATGGAAAAGCACTATCATGAAATGAGCAAGGAACTGAATGAAATAAAAAATCTATTGTATTCATTGCAAAATCCTCAAACAAAATCAAGATTGAAAAACGCTATTGAAAAAACAGAGGTCATTATCAAAGATGGAACTGATAAGGTAATGAATATAAAAAATGAGATGATTTCATCAATGAAGGATTCCATTCAGTCATTTAAGCAAAAAGGTAAAGAAGGTGTTGTTAAAACAATCAATATCCTGCATTTTAAAGAAGCTTTGATGAGTGTAAGAAAATCTTTTTTATTCCATGAAGCAGTCACAAAATCTTGTTCAAACTGCTGA
- a CDS encoding Shedu anti-phage system protein SduA domain-containing protein, whose protein sequence is MKLYQRDYCKGPTKFEMEEYERIREEEKIGMGLCRRNLYSQYPEAIRHYNSLFPNNHIELFDWKASGKMSELTKAFEQLVHDNTSRERDILNFINHTPAPYIIGSLLIYKDFGHHDTFIFPEFSIGAGTYFADYLIVGKNSGGYEFLFVELEAPHKSTTIKSGYEGYATRSGLNQISDWKYQIETNFVSITKEFEKACIDVDRLPQEFRQYDSTRMHYVVIAGLRDDYNDVTYRTRREKIKYLGIEMYHYDNLIDFSKALEEKNTF, encoded by the coding sequence ATGAAATTATATCAAAGAGATTATTGTAAGGGTCCAACTAAATTTGAAATGGAGGAATATGAACGAATTCGTGAGGAAGAAAAAATTGGAATGGGTTTATGCAGAAGAAATCTATATTCTCAATATCCAGAGGCTATTAGGCATTACAATAGCTTATTTCCAAATAACCATATTGAGTTATTTGACTGGAAAGCTTCTGGTAAAATGAGCGAACTTACTAAAGCGTTTGAACAACTCGTGCATGATAATACATCTAGAGAAAGGGATATTCTAAATTTTATTAATCATACTCCAGCACCATACATTATTGGCTCATTATTGATTTACAAGGATTTTGGACATCATGATACATTTATTTTTCCGGAGTTTTCTATTGGTGCCGGAACATATTTTGCAGATTATTTGATAGTAGGAAAAAATTCTGGAGGATATGAATTTTTATTTGTAGAGTTAGAAGCACCTCATAAAAGTACAACAATTAAGAGTGGTTATGAAGGATATGCTACAAGATCTGGTTTAAATCAAATTTCTGATTGGAAATACCAAATTGAAACAAATTTCGTATCAATAACAAAAGAATTTGAAAAGGCTTGTATTGATGTAGATAGATTACCTCAAGAGTTTAGGCAATATGATTCCACAAGAATGCATTATGTGGTTATTGCAGGATTACGAGATGACTATAATGATGTAACATATCGTACTAGGAGAGAAAAGATAAAATATCTAGGAATAGAAATGTATCATTATGATAATTTAATTGATTTTTCTAAAGCTTTAGAAGAAAAGAATACATTCTAG
- a CDS encoding conjugal transfer protein TrbL family protein, translating into MDGIIDNLTNAINTWNQKLAEIWLLLTQSPETFRGGHIWQIITKIHGALVAIGLALLVLFFVVGVLKTCINFDQVKRPEQALKLFLRFVIARAMVVYGMELMMKIFEIIQGITSKIMTTVGIGAATSTTLPKEIITAVEDCDF; encoded by the coding sequence TTGGACGGAATAATTGATAACTTAACCAATGCCATTAATACATGGAATCAAAAACTGGCAGAGATATGGCTATTACTGACACAGTCTCCTGAAACATTTCGAGGAGGACATATATGGCAGATTATTACTAAAATACATGGAGCACTTGTAGCTATTGGACTTGCACTACTTGTGCTTTTCTTTGTAGTAGGAGTATTAAAAACATGTATTAATTTTGATCAGGTCAAAAGACCAGAACAGGCTTTGAAATTATTTTTAAGATTTGTGATTGCACGAGCAATGGTTGTCTATGGCATGGAACTGATGATGAAGATTTTTGAAATCATTCAAGGAATTACTTCTAAGATTATGACAACTGTTGGCATTGGTGCAGCTACTTCTACTACACTGCCCAAAGAAATCATTACAGCAGTAGAAGATTGCGATTTTTAG
- a CDS encoding glutamyl-tRNA amidotransferase, which produces MKLSRKMKRYLSLYVLFVLFLNFGIINVYAEGDPLTVVNNLSNFIFSLIRAIGMILLGFGVVQVGLSLKSHDASQRANGFLTVAGGIIITFAKEILNLIVGG; this is translated from the coding sequence ATGAAATTATCAAGAAAAATGAAAAGATATTTGAGCTTATATGTTTTATTTGTATTATTCTTAAATTTTGGAATTATCAATGTTTATGCCGAAGGTGATCCTTTGACAGTTGTCAATAATCTATCTAATTTTATATTCAGTCTTATTAGGGCAATTGGTATGATTTTACTTGGATTTGGAGTTGTGCAGGTAGGACTTTCATTAAAGAGCCATGATGCCAGTCAGAGAGCCAATGGATTTTTAACTGTTGCTGGTGGTATCATCATTACATTTGCAAAAGAGATTCTTAATTTGATTGTAGGTGGTTAA
- a CDS encoding type IV secretory system conjugative DNA transfer family protein → MKKDNHIENIVLFVLGFIPVIWLALMIAPYMYEGLFVAVAQLSEAVNNPFSIQWCDESLRTIGLFIVIYICGIGIYLSNKKNYRHSEEYGSAKWAKTYQVNKKYADKDYSQNKLLSQNVRIGLDGKKHRRNLNTLVIGGSGAGKTRYYVKPNVMQCNTSFVILDPKGEILRDTGYLLEKNGYVIKIIDLINMTKSHCYNPFAYIKDDKDVLKLITNLIRNTTPKGSQTNDPFGKSQRLHFLRLYVYIFFMKHLRRNKTLQWSWK, encoded by the coding sequence ATGAAGAAAGATAATCATATTGAAAATATTGTTTTGTTTGTCTTAGGCTTTATACCAGTTATATGGCTTGCCTTAATGATTGCTCCCTATATGTATGAAGGATTGTTTGTTGCAGTTGCTCAGTTGAGTGAAGCAGTGAATAATCCTTTTTCTATTCAATGGTGTGATGAAAGTTTAAGAACGATTGGGCTGTTTATTGTCATCTATATATGTGGGATAGGAATTTATTTATCCAACAAAAAGAACTATCGTCATAGCGAGGAATATGGTTCAGCAAAGTGGGCAAAGACTTATCAGGTCAATAAGAAATATGCCGATAAGGATTACTCACAAAATAAGCTGTTATCACAAAATGTTCGTATAGGTCTTGATGGCAAGAAACATCGCAGAAATCTCAATACACTTGTTATTGGTGGAAGTGGTGCAGGCAAGACAAGGTATTATGTTAAACCCAATGTCATGCAATGTAATACGAGTTTTGTGATTTTAGATCCTAAAGGAGAAATTTTACGTGATACTGGATATCTGCTTGAAAAGAATGGCTATGTCATCAAAATCATTGATTTAATCAATATGACCAAATCGCATTGCTATAATCCTTTTGCCTATATCAAGGATGATAAGGATGTCCTAAAATTAATTACAAATTTAATCAGAAATACAACACCAAAGGGAAGTCAAACAAATGACCCTTTTGGGAAAAGTCAGAGACTGCACTTCTTGAGGCTTTATGTCTATATCTTCTTCATGAAGCACCTCAGGAGGAACAAAACTTTACAATGGTCATGGAAATGA